A region of the Rhodothermales bacterium genome:
GCCGCCTGGCCCACGGCTTCGCGCACGTCGGACGCACTGCCGGCATGGCTGACCAGCACTTCATCCGAGTCGCTTTCCAGCATGCCCATCGAGCCGCTGGCGCAGGTGACTTTGATGTGCATCGGCGTGAAAATGCCGAACGTGATGGCGCCGACCAGCGAGTTGACGAAGCTGAGTTCGGTTTCGACGATCGCCACCCCGTTCGGGCATTCCTTGGCGCCGTCGACCGCCGCCGGCGGCACGAGGCCGTAGATCCAGCTGGTTGCGAACGGGATGTCGACCACCTGCGCGGACGGCGCCAGCCCGGTATCGATGCGGGCATGGTAGCAGCCGACGAGCGACAGGGAAGCGAGGAGCAGAACACTGTAACGCTGCACGATTTTCATACGGTTCTCTTGTTGAGCTTGAGTGACGTACCGACACGCCGAAGGTACTCCGCGCGCGTCGATCTCAAAAGCACGCATTGTTACATCCGTACGAATTTGCGCAAATTACGCGGCCCCTTTTCGGCCCTGCGCCCGCGCAGCGGCCCCTTGTTCGTCGACGCGCACGGCCTCGGCGAGATAGTCCGCCACCAGGGGAGCATCGATTTCGGAGACGTCGTGATAGACGTGCATGCCCACCTGTTTGCGGCCGCTCAGATCCAGATACCCGTGCGGATCGTTCATCCGTATGCCTTGCGTGAAGCCGAGGATGACGCCCTGCTTCGTCTTACCGGCCCAGGCCACCGAACCGGGCCAGATGAAGCAGATGTCCTTGTGCCGGCGGTAATACGGCACATTGTACGACAGCCGCTCCTCGGCCTCCTGGACCGTCTCGCGCACCACGGCGCGAAGCCGATCGACGATGGCGCGCTCGTCCGCCGGCAGGTAGGCGAGAAACGCCTCGACCGAAGCGAAGCGGACGTCCTGCATCATGGGGTCTTTCGGGCTAGGGTCGCTCGATCAGCTTGAAATAGGCCTCGGCGTATCGACGCCCCATCTCACGCGCCGAGGCGGTGTCGAAATGCAGCGTATCTCCCTTGTGCGTGAGGCCGTCCGACGGCACGAACGCGACGCCGGGGATTTCGGCGGCCAGTTCGCGCTGGGCGCGATCCACCTCGGTCCAGGCCTCGGTCCAGGGCTTCTCCGGAAACCGCCCCATCTGACCGATCAGGAACGGAAGGTTCGGGTTGCCGGTCTGGTCCCGGAACCGCGCGATCAGCTCCGCGAGACGCTCCTTGTACAGGGGCGCGAGGGCTTCCTGGCTGTCGCTTTCCCCCTGGTGCCAGAGCACGGCCTTGAGTTCGCCCCGTTGCCTGGCCTGTGCGAGCCGACGCATCGCGTCGTCGTAGGGGTGGGTGTTCGTGGCGTCGTCCCGCGCGCCGGGACGCCAGGTCGAGATCGGCGATCCACCGACGGCGGTCGGGATGAGGCCGACGACGACGCCGGGCGTTTTCTCCGCGACGGCCAGGCCGAAGGAACGCCCCGGGCCCACGCCGGCGATCGGCTTGTCAAAGTGGACCGGATCCACCGCCGGCTTCCACTCCCCCTCCTGCGTGAACATCAGCACCCGGGGATCGGGCAGCCGGTCCTGCGTCTCGACATCGCCCCGGCCGGCCATGTTCGATTGGCCGGCAAGCAGAAACAGTTCCATGGCGGACTGATCGGCGGCCCGGGTATCGGCATCGCCCGACGGCCCACAGGCGGCGAAGACGAGCGCCAGCAGCGTCAAATAACGTAACATCCTACTCATGTTGAAATGACAGGTACACGGCATTTCAAGCGAATGCAAACGGTCATTTCATGTTCCGTTCCCGGATGGCCCGCGCGCCACACGCGCCGGTCGCCTCAGATCGATTCCTGCATGATATTCAGCCGCTCCCAGTCGTGCAACGCCTTGTCGGACAACACCTGCCGGTTGAGCTTGCGCCACGTGGCGGCCGTCTCGAGCCACTCGCCTTTCTGCTTCGGCAGCTCCAGCAACCGGTCGCGCGCATAGCCTTTCGACCGCTCGTTTTCGTCGTCGTCGTTGAGCACGCCCAGGAACGCGTCCATCGAATAATTCCACGACAGCGGATTGCCGCGCACCTCCATCAGATAGCCGATCAGGCCGCGCACGGTGAGCAGCTGACCGATGATCCGCTCCGTCTTGGTCTCTTCCGTCAGCCAGATCCGGAAGTCGCTTTCGACCACCTCCTCCTTCACCTCGTACTCGAGGTTCGGCAGGCGGGAAAAGATGAGCGACGCGATCTCGGCGCGATGATCCTGTTGAATGTGGTCGTACCACTCGAGCAGGGCTTCTACGGGATTTTTCATGGGTTAAGGGGAATGCTCGGGATAGATGTGGTGAAGGGTCGCAAGTTCGGGAGGGGGTATGACAATGTCATGGCGTACCCTCGCTCGTTTTTTTAACACCGGCGCTCAGGACGGCTCCGCCAGGAACACGTCCGCCACCCGGCGCAACAGATCGTGCACCTCGGTGTCGCGGTTGGACAGGACGATCACGGTGAGCCGCTCCCGAGGGAAGCGCTCGACGGCGTTGCGAAAGCCGACCGTGCTGCCGGTGTGCCACACCGACGCGCGGCCGTCGTACCGGCCGACGAACCAGCCGTAGCCGTAGCCGGCCCCGTCGTGCTGCGTGTTTTCAGCCGGCATGAACACCTGCTCCATCAACCCGGGGCGGACGAGCTTGC
Encoded here:
- a CDS encoding Bor family protein encodes the protein MKIVQRYSVLLLASLSLVGCYHARIDTGLAPSAQVVDIPFATSWIYGLVPPAAVDGAKECPNGVAIVETELSFVNSLVGAITFGIFTPMHIKVTCASGSMGMLESDSDEVLVSHAGSASDVREAVGQAAETAVREGKPVYLHFE
- a CDS encoding DUF1801 domain-containing protein; the protein is MMQDVRFASVEAFLAYLPADERAIVDRLRAVVRETVQEAEERLSYNVPYYRRHKDICFIWPGSVAWAGKTKQGVILGFTQGIRMNDPHGYLDLSGRKQVGMHVYHDVSEIDAPLVADYLAEAVRVDEQGAAARAQGRKGAA
- a CDS encoding sialate O-acetylesterase yields the protein MLRYLTLLALVFAACGPSGDADTRAADQSAMELFLLAGQSNMAGRGDVETQDRLPDPRVLMFTQEGEWKPAVDPVHFDKPIAGVGPGRSFGLAVAEKTPGVVVGLIPTAVGGSPISTWRPGARDDATNTHPYDDAMRRLAQARQRGELKAVLWHQGESDSQEALAPLYKERLAELIARFRDQTGNPNLPFLIGQMGRFPEKPWTEAWTEVDRAQRELAAEIPGVAFVPSDGLTHKGDTLHFDTASAREMGRRYAEAYFKLIERP